From one Pontibacillus sp. HMF3514 genomic stretch:
- a CDS encoding DegV family protein gives MKTAIVTDSTAYIPEDVRKQHHIHMIPLSVLFGNESYKEEVDISTEDFFDMLRKSDELPKTSQPSIGMFQELYENLSLKYDAVVSIHLSSGISGTYQTSTTAGEMTEDLDVYTFDSEISCMAQGFYVLEAAEMANNGATPDQIMSRLEEMKNSLQAYFMVDDLTNLHRGGRLSGAQAVVGSLLQVKPVLHFVDTKIVPFEKIRTRKKALKRVKGLFEEVAAEGEPMKATIIHANREAEGQEILEELQEQYPHVEFVLSYFGPVIGTHLGEGAIGIGWYKK, from the coding sequence ATGAAAACAGCAATTGTTACAGATAGTACAGCTTACATACCAGAAGATGTACGTAAACAACATCACATTCATATGATTCCACTTAGCGTGCTATTTGGAAATGAAAGTTACAAAGAGGAAGTCGACATTTCAACTGAAGACTTTTTTGATATGTTACGAAAGTCAGACGAGCTTCCGAAAACATCACAGCCTTCTATTGGAATGTTCCAAGAATTATATGAAAACTTAAGCTTAAAATATGATGCGGTCGTTAGTATTCATTTATCAAGCGGCATTAGTGGAACCTATCAAACATCGACGACTGCTGGAGAGATGACAGAAGATCTTGATGTCTACACATTTGATTCAGAAATTAGCTGTATGGCTCAAGGATTTTATGTGCTTGAGGCAGCTGAGATGGCGAATAACGGAGCTACACCTGATCAGATCATGTCTAGATTAGAAGAGATGAAAAATTCCTTACAAGCTTACTTTATGGTAGATGATTTAACAAACCTTCACCGTGGAGGGCGCTTGAGTGGAGCTCAGGCTGTTGTAGGAAGCCTATTGCAAGTGAAGCCTGTTCTTCATTTTGTGGATACGAAGATTGTTCCGTTTGAGAAAATCCGTACACGTAAGAAAGCTTTGAAGCGTGTAAAGGGATTGTTTGAAGAAGTGGCCGCTGAAGGCGAACCAATGAAAGCTACGATTATCCATGCGAATCGTGAAGCTGAAGGTCAGGAAATTTTAGAAGAGCTTCAAGAGCAATATCCACACGTTGAATTTGTGTTAAGTTATTTCGGTCCTGTTATTGGCACACACTTGGGTGAAGGTGCTATCGGGATTGGTTGGTATAAAAAATAA
- a CDS encoding response regulator transcription factor, producing MTTSIVLIDDHKLFREGVKRILEFEPSFKVVAEGDDGDSATKLVEEHSPDVVLMDINMPQVNGVQATAELISQFPNLKVIILSIHDDENYVTHALKTGAQGYLLKEMDSDALIDAIKVVSEGGSYLHPKVTHNLVKEYRRLADEGTGSSQAENTIEYRKPLHLLTRRECEVLQLLADGKSNRGVAEALFISEKTVKNHVSNILQKMNVNDRTQAVVTAIKNGWVEVFAN from the coding sequence ATGACCACCAGCATTGTATTAATTGATGATCATAAATTATTCCGTGAAGGAGTAAAAAGAATACTAGAGTTTGAACCAAGTTTTAAAGTTGTAGCAGAGGGTGACGATGGGGATTCAGCTACGAAACTAGTTGAAGAACACAGTCCTGATGTTGTATTAATGGATATCAACATGCCACAAGTAAATGGCGTGCAAGCTACAGCTGAGCTTATTAGTCAGTTTCCAAATCTGAAAGTTATTATTCTATCAATCCACGATGATGAAAACTATGTAACCCACGCACTTAAGACAGGTGCACAAGGTTATCTTTTAAAAGAAATGGATTCAGATGCCTTAATTGATGCGATTAAAGTTGTAAGTGAAGGCGGATCTTATTTACATCCAAAAGTAACGCATAACTTGGTAAAAGAATATCGCCGCTTAGCAGATGAGGGTACAGGTAGTTCTCAAGCTGAGAACACGATTGAATATCGCAAACCATTACACCTACTAACTCGTCGTGAGTGTGAAGTTTTACAACTTCTAGCTGATGGAAAGAGTAACCGTGGTGTAGCAGAAGCTCTTTTCATTAGTGAAAAGACCGTTAAAAACCACGTAAGTAACATTCTGCAAAAAATGAACGTTAACGACCGTACTCAAGCTGTTGTTACAGCTATTAAAAACGGTTGGGTTGAAGTTTTTGCAAATTAA
- a CDS encoding sensor histidine kinase, whose product MSESKIGEKALDSIIQEMVDVVTNSKDEIFQIGEQSRTEFEQLSSELNDTKKQVIEMIDEGDKLERQVRFSRMRLSEVSKHFDKYSEAEIREVYEQTHQLQMQLSVKREKEKQLREKRDDLEQRIRRLSQTVDKADALGGKISVVLNYLNDDFKQVSEALEDAREKQAFGLQIIEAQEEERRRLSREIHDGPAQMLANVMLRSELVDRTFRERGVDEALKEIKDVRKMVRSALYEVRRIIYDLRPMALDDLGLVPTLKKYLATVEEYNSLQIEFSSQGEEKRLDSKYEVALFRLVQEAVQNALKHAEAKTIQVKFELKRNNVNIVVKDDGKGFDTNQKKEKSFGIVGMKERIEMLDGEISIDSSIGEGTVIMIQVPLNQ is encoded by the coding sequence ATGTCTGAGTCTAAAATTGGTGAAAAAGCACTTGATTCGATCATTCAAGAAATGGTTGATGTAGTGACAAACAGTAAAGATGAAATCTTCCAAATAGGCGAGCAATCTCGGACAGAGTTTGAACAGCTAAGTTCAGAGTTGAATGATACGAAAAAACAAGTTATTGAAATGATTGATGAGGGAGATAAACTTGAACGTCAGGTTCGATTTTCCCGTATGCGCCTTTCCGAGGTTAGTAAGCATTTTGATAAGTACTCTGAAGCTGAAATACGTGAAGTGTATGAACAAACTCACCAACTTCAAATGCAGCTTTCTGTAAAACGAGAAAAAGAAAAGCAGCTACGAGAGAAACGGGATGACCTTGAGCAACGCATTAGACGTCTTTCTCAAACAGTAGATAAAGCAGATGCCCTTGGTGGCAAAATATCTGTGGTTCTCAATTACTTAAATGATGACTTTAAACAAGTATCTGAAGCACTTGAGGATGCTCGAGAAAAGCAGGCTTTCGGACTGCAAATCATTGAGGCTCAAGAAGAGGAACGTAGACGTTTGTCTAGGGAAATTCATGACGGTCCTGCTCAAATGCTTGCAAACGTCATGCTTCGCTCTGAGTTAGTGGACAGAACCTTCCGTGAGAGAGGTGTAGATGAGGCGTTAAAAGAAATTAAGGATGTGCGGAAAATGGTCCGTTCAGCCCTGTATGAAGTTCGTCGCATCATTTATGACCTACGACCAATGGCTTTGGATGACTTAGGACTCGTTCCAACATTAAAAAAATACTTAGCAACAGTAGAAGAGTATAATAGTCTCCAGATTGAATTCTCCTCACAAGGAGAGGAGAAGCGTCTAGACTCCAAATACGAAGTTGCTTTGTTTCGTTTAGTTCAGGAAGCCGTTCAAAACGCTTTGAAACACGCTGAAGCTAAAACGATTCAAGTGAAATTTGAATTGAAACGTAATAATGTAAACATTGTAGTAAAAGATGATGGAAAAGGTTTTGATACCAATCAGAAAAAGGAAAAATCCTTTGGTATCGTTGGGATGAAAGAACGCATTGAAATGCTTGATGGAGAGATCTCTATTGATTCAAGTATTGGAGAAGGTACTGTTATCATGATCCAGGTCCCATTGAATCAGTAG
- a CDS encoding YigZ family protein, whose amino-acid sequence MLNSYLTVKGEGSEQITIQKSRFIGYVKRTETEEEAKEFIQEIKKKHNDATHNCSAYLIGENDQIQKAHDDGEPSGTAGVPMLEVLKKKGLKDTAVVVTRYFGGIKLGAGGLIRAYGSATSEALNTTGIVKRQLMRSMIVKADYNLLGKVENQLRSSSYILKRIEYLENVELDIYVEEGEEEEFTTWMVDLTHDQVEINQGEVSYMEIDIPPDHKGE is encoded by the coding sequence ATGTTAAATAGCTATCTAACCGTTAAAGGAGAAGGATCGGAGCAGATTACGATTCAGAAATCTCGATTTATTGGATATGTAAAACGAACAGAAACTGAAGAAGAAGCAAAAGAATTTATTCAAGAAATTAAAAAAAAGCATAATGATGCCACCCATAATTGTTCAGCCTATCTAATAGGGGAAAATGACCAAATTCAAAAAGCTCATGATGATGGTGAGCCTAGCGGGACAGCAGGAGTACCTATGCTTGAAGTATTAAAGAAAAAAGGCCTAAAAGATACCGCAGTGGTTGTTACCCGCTATTTCGGTGGTATTAAACTAGGCGCAGGTGGCCTAATTCGTGCTTATGGGAGCGCAACATCTGAAGCCTTAAATACGACAGGTATAGTAAAGCGTCAGCTTATGAGATCCATGATTGTAAAAGCCGACTATAACCTTTTGGGTAAAGTTGAAAACCAACTTCGTTCAAGCTCTTACATACTAAAAAGGATTGAATACCTTGAAAATGTGGAATTAGATATATATGTGGAAGAGGGAGAAGAAGAGGAATTCACGACATGGATGGTTGATCTAACGCATGATCAGGTTGAAATCAATCAAGGTGAGGTTTCCTACATGGAGATCGATATACCGCCTGACCACAAAGGAGAATAA
- a CDS encoding LCP family protein, which yields MKTKKASKKRIILWSFLVLFLLAAGATAGYGMYLTNKAKTVTDQAQQELNRGDKSTKRDEVVDPNYDNISILFLGIDDSDVRNIENARSDAMVLATLNEKEKSIKLVSIPRDSYVDIPSKGFKDKITHAHAFGGVDLAVSTVENMFNIPVDYYVRLNFNAFIETVNALGGIEYDVPFKLSEKNSNDVAGAIKLEKGQQHLNGEEALALARSRQYDSDMARGQRQMELMKAIFQEASKMKSIGKYGSLIDSIGKNMKTNMEFEEMVSLHDYALRKNNVEIDTMQLNGNHAYIDDIYYYRLKDQSVTDIMSKLQVHLELENGSNDDSAYAKDDEESIQDKES from the coding sequence ATGAAAACTAAAAAGGCCTCAAAGAAGAGAATCATTCTATGGTCTTTCCTTGTTCTTTTCTTACTTGCAGCTGGAGCTACAGCTGGCTATGGTATGTATCTTACGAATAAAGCTAAAACGGTAACCGATCAAGCTCAACAAGAATTAAATCGTGGCGATAAGTCAACAAAACGTGATGAGGTTGTTGATCCGAACTATGATAATATTTCCATTCTATTTTTAGGTATCGATGATAGTGACGTTCGAAATATAGAAAATGCACGATCAGATGCAATGGTTCTAGCTACACTTAATGAGAAAGAGAAATCCATTAAGCTGGTTAGCATACCACGTGATTCTTATGTAGATATTCCATCAAAAGGTTTTAAAGATAAAATTACACACGCGCACGCTTTCGGAGGAGTTGACCTGGCTGTATCAACAGTTGAGAATATGTTTAATATCCCTGTTGATTATTACGTACGTTTAAATTTCAATGCCTTTATCGAAACAGTAAATGCTTTAGGAGGTATTGAATATGATGTCCCATTCAAATTATCAGAAAAAAATAGTAACGATGTCGCTGGAGCCATAAAACTCGAAAAAGGTCAACAACATTTAAATGGAGAAGAAGCGTTAGCACTAGCACGATCACGTCAATATGATAGTGACATGGCTCGAGGTCAACGCCAGATGGAATTGATGAAGGCGATTTTTCAAGAAGCTTCAAAAATGAAGTCAATTGGAAAATACGGTTCTCTCATTGATTCAATCGGAAAAAACATGAAAACAAACATGGAATTCGAGGAAATGGTTTCCCTTCATGACTATGCTTTAAGAAAGAACAACGTTGAAATTGATACAATGCAACTGAACGGAAACCACGCCTATATTGACGACATTTATTATTACCGTTTAAAAGATCAAAGTGTGACAGATATAATGTCAAAGCTTCAGGTCCACCTCGAATTGGAAAACGGTTCAAATGACGACAGTGCATACGCCAAAGATGATGAAGAATCTATTCAAGATAAAGAATCATAA
- a CDS encoding glucosaminidase domain-containing protein has translation MKKTSVILLSFVMMLSLLSPIGKVDAATTWKELESRINVSLDKEFKVNFNVAMDPETINEDTVYVMNYRSFKPHPVETKLSEDGKTLTVSPKENYTLGETYTLHIKQSIKSMREKKMEESIKLSFQTSRDFQIANMNALEDYELGKSYDTLTEAKENVAKDGSQVILENGEVVWMPEGIVRTRWFTHIYEDENRTSAITYVNSSAEMQYLDTVDDGIMIKIADQIGYVKPSDVQLVPNKFIDGQSYYENEDGKLVHHIYQNGGYVQYTYGTAPDSLDEGEKVYSWDGETFEGKEYPFFNQLSLRTETHYTAEELNQFMKRYSPDSPLIGLGDVFIEAQEKFDVNGLYLLSHAIHESAWGKSKIARDKNNLFGINASDDNPYGNADEFKSLESNIMYVAKFVSEKYLTPGNFRYNGDFLGNKSEGMNVKYASDPYWGQKIAGWMFKADQYLGSKDRRLLDPDYEPENTEDSTEESTNETTEEDTNSTDENTSN, from the coding sequence ATGAAGAAGACAAGCGTGATCCTTTTGAGTTTTGTGATGATGTTGTCACTATTAAGTCCAATAGGTAAGGTGGATGCAGCCACAACCTGGAAGGAACTAGAGAGTAGAATTAATGTTTCCTTGGATAAGGAATTTAAGGTGAATTTTAATGTGGCAATGGATCCTGAAACAATCAATGAGGATACAGTGTATGTGATGAATTATCGTAGTTTCAAGCCGCACCCCGTAGAAACAAAATTATCGGAGGATGGCAAGACCTTGACTGTTTCACCAAAGGAGAACTATACATTGGGTGAAACCTATACATTACATATAAAGCAATCTATCAAGTCAATGAGAGAAAAAAAGATGGAAGAATCTATTAAGTTATCATTCCAAACTTCTAGGGACTTTCAGATTGCTAATATGAATGCTTTGGAAGATTATGAACTTGGAAAATCGTATGACACGCTTACTGAAGCGAAAGAAAATGTTGCAAAAGATGGATCCCAAGTCATCTTGGAAAATGGAGAAGTTGTATGGATGCCAGAAGGTATTGTTCGTACTAGATGGTTTACGCATATTTATGAAGATGAAAATAGGACTTCTGCTATTACATATGTGAATAGCTCAGCTGAAATGCAGTATTTAGATACAGTTGATGATGGGATTATGATTAAGATTGCTGATCAAATTGGGTATGTAAAACCAAGCGATGTGCAACTTGTTCCAAACAAATTTATTGATGGACAATCCTATTATGAAAATGAAGATGGTAAGTTAGTGCACCACATTTATCAAAATGGTGGTTACGTCCAATATACGTACGGGACGGCACCCGATTCGCTGGATGAAGGGGAGAAAGTGTATAGTTGGGATGGAGAAACGTTTGAAGGGAAGGAATATCCTTTCTTTAATCAGTTATCCCTAAGAACAGAAACGCATTATACTGCTGAGGAATTGAATCAGTTTATGAAGCGCTACAGTCCGGATAGTCCTCTTATTGGACTTGGTGATGTATTCATCGAAGCTCAAGAAAAATTCGATGTTAATGGTTTATACCTTCTATCTCACGCAATTCATGAAAGTGCATGGGGGAAGAGTAAGATTGCAAGGGATAAAAACAACTTGTTTGGAATCAACGCAAGTGATGACAATCCTTATGGGAATGCGGATGAGTTCAAGTCTTTAGAATCTAATATCATGTATGTTGCCAAATTTGTATCTGAGAAGTATCTAACACCAGGGAATTTCAGGTATAACGGTGACTTCCTTGGGAACAAGTCAGAAGGTATGAATGTAAAATATGCATCTGATCCTTACTGGGGACAAAAGATCGCAGGGTGGATGTTTAAGGCTGATCAATACTTAGGTTCTAAGGATCGTAGGTTGTTGGACCCTGATTATGAACCTGAAAATACTGAAGATAGTACAGAAGAGTCCACAAACGAAACTACTGAAGAAGATACGAATTCAACAGATGAAAACACTAGTAATTAA
- a CDS encoding glycosyltransferase family 4 protein → MEFKALIFCFIASILITPLVKKLAVKIGATDQPNHRKVHKKLMPRLGGLAIFLSFIIGILLFFPDSGYTWPVVIGSTIIIITGILDDMRELSPKLKIAGQLAAATVVVVGGVQVEFINLPFMEQKLEFGYLSIPITIVWIIAITNAINLIDGLDGLAAGVSAIALLTISGMAITMGNSFVVIVGFITLGSTLGFLLFNFYPAKIFMGDTGALFLGFMIGVLSLLGFKNVTFFSFIIPIIILGVPISDTIFAIVRRFVQQKPLSSPDKSHLHHCLLRLGYSHPETVLMIYAMAALFSLAAVIFSQATMFGSVFVLFILLLLVELVVEVTGLVSQDYRPILNLVKDYRTKR, encoded by the coding sequence ATGGAGTTCAAGGCCTTAATATTTTGTTTTATTGCTTCAATCCTCATCACACCGTTAGTTAAGAAGCTGGCTGTGAAAATTGGAGCTACCGATCAACCTAATCATCGAAAAGTTCACAAGAAACTTATGCCACGTTTAGGTGGCTTAGCTATATTTTTAAGCTTCATCATAGGCATTCTTCTGTTCTTCCCGGATAGTGGATATACATGGCCGGTGGTCATTGGAAGTACAATCATTATTATTACGGGAATTTTAGATGATATGCGTGAATTATCTCCAAAATTGAAAATTGCTGGTCAATTAGCTGCTGCAACAGTAGTTGTAGTAGGTGGCGTGCAAGTTGAGTTCATTAACTTACCTTTCATGGAACAAAAGTTAGAATTTGGTTATTTAAGCATTCCGATTACGATCGTCTGGATTATTGCTATAACAAATGCCATTAACTTAATTGATGGACTTGATGGTTTAGCTGCCGGTGTATCAGCAATTGCATTATTAACGATTTCTGGTATGGCGATTACAATGGGTAACTCATTCGTAGTCATTGTTGGATTTATTACATTAGGAAGTACGTTAGGTTTCCTATTGTTTAACTTTTACCCAGCAAAGATCTTTATGGGTGATACTGGAGCACTCTTTTTAGGATTTATGATTGGTGTTCTATCCTTATTAGGGTTTAAGAACGTTACATTTTTCTCGTTCATTATTCCGATCATTATTTTGGGAGTGCCTATTTCTGACACGATATTTGCAATTGTTAGGCGATTTGTTCAACAAAAGCCTTTATCGTCTCCAGATAAATCACATTTGCACCATTGTTTATTGCGTTTAGGATACAGTCACCCAGAAACGGTTTTAATGATTTATGCTATGGCAGCATTGTTTAGTTTAGCTGCTGTTATCTTTTCACAAGCCACAATGTTTGGCTCCGTGTTTGTATTATTCATTTTACTTTTACTGGTAGAATTAGTGGTAGAGGTTACTGGTTTAGTCAGCCAAGATTACCGACCAATTCTAAACTTAGTAAAAGATTACCGTACAAAACGATAA
- a CDS encoding N-acetylmuramoyl-L-alanine amidase: MTARLFVGSLLSFLVLVLSPMMAQADTNWVQFSDKSNVAIDKEWTITFNTPISQDAVNNENIYLRSVSGKLNPELTLSNDGKKITVKPPEGGYEPGEYYALYVTQEVTSQLGKKMEKGYKQMFQIDPNAGVSEGGSGSEPDEEPEEKTVMSTGTVTADILNVREKPTASSNKVGSLSRGDTVKIYDFEDYWAEIEYNGKTAYVHKTYMKLRKEGGTAVEGQRIVVDAGHGDHDPGANYGGGIEKEINLDVAQRVAERLKALGATPILTRDSDRFLTLDGRVEYAKEMKADLFVSVHTNAAYKGAEGSEVFYSAEKLSNVEESRILATKIQNHLVDDVGMYDRGVKSERFYVIHHNTLPSVLVELGFVTNDGDRAKLQSDHYRNLFSKAITDGIVDYFEEPVK; encoded by the coding sequence ATGACAGCTAGATTATTCGTAGGATCGCTTCTTAGTTTTTTGGTTTTGGTTTTATCACCCATGATGGCCCAGGCCGACACAAATTGGGTACAGTTTTCGGACAAGTCAAACGTAGCTATCGACAAAGAATGGACTATAACTTTCAATACACCAATCTCTCAAGACGCAGTAAACAATGAAAATATCTATCTTAGAAGTGTAAGCGGCAAACTAAATCCAGAGCTTACATTAAGCAATGATGGTAAAAAAATCACAGTAAAACCTCCAGAAGGTGGCTATGAGCCTGGCGAGTATTATGCATTATATGTAACACAAGAAGTTACATCTCAGTTGGGTAAAAAGATGGAAAAAGGGTACAAGCAAATGTTCCAAATTGACCCTAATGCAGGTGTATCGGAAGGTGGTTCAGGTTCAGAACCAGATGAAGAGCCTGAAGAAAAAACGGTAATGTCTACTGGAACTGTCACAGCGGACATTCTGAATGTAAGAGAGAAACCGACAGCAAGCAGTAACAAAGTAGGATCTTTAAGTCGTGGAGACACTGTTAAGATTTATGATTTTGAAGATTATTGGGCAGAAATTGAGTACAACGGTAAGACAGCTTATGTCCATAAAACGTATATGAAATTACGTAAAGAAGGTGGCACAGCTGTAGAAGGTCAACGTATCGTAGTAGATGCAGGGCATGGGGATCATGACCCAGGTGCTAATTATGGTGGTGGAATTGAGAAAGAAATTAACTTGGATGTTGCTCAACGTGTAGCAGAAAGGTTAAAAGCACTCGGAGCCACACCAATACTAACTCGTGACAGTGATCGTTTTCTCACACTAGATGGTCGTGTTGAATACGCAAAAGAAATGAAGGCTGATCTTTTCGTCAGTGTTCATACAAACGCAGCGTATAAAGGTGCTGAAGGTTCTGAGGTTTTCTATTCTGCTGAAAAGCTCAGCAACGTTGAAGAAAGCAGAATCCTAGCAACTAAGATCCAAAATCACTTGGTCGACGATGTTGGTATGTATGATCGCGGCGTTAAAAGTGAACGTTTTTATGTGATTCATCATAATACGTTACCAAGCGTCTTGGTTGAACTTGGTTTCGTTACAAATGATGGAGATCGTGCGAAACTTCAATCTGATCACTACCGCAACCTGTTCTCCAAAGCAATTACGGATGGTATCGTTGATTACTTTGAAGAACCAGTGAAATAA
- the secA2 gene encoding accessory Sec system translocase SecA2, translating into MLETVKQKYGDRKVEKQLKPYKKAVEYINELEPGFEKLTNEELQNKTEEFKHRLAEGQSIESIREEAFAVVREASKRILGMRHFDVQLIGGLSLLDGNISEMATGEGKTLVASLPSYVRALEGKGVHVITVNEYLARRDFEHIGPIHEFLGLTVGLNVPQISPAEKKKAYEADITYGLGTEFGFDYLRDNMAQQPNQRVQRPYHYAIIDEIDSVLIDEAKTPLIIAGKQMASAQLHRVCSKLAKSFKAEEDYSYDQTTRSTNLNEPGITKVERAFGIDNLFDLEHQTLYHYMIQAVRARVMFERDVDYIVDQGEVKLIDMFTGRMMEGRTLSDGLHQAIEAKEGLEITEENKTQANITIQNYFRQYPILSGMTGTAKTEEKEFQHTYNMEVIQIPTNKPVIREDLTDRIYLTKDQKYRSMVEEVKERHSKGQPILIGTTSILQSETIANYLDEAGIPYELLNAKSIEQEVRLISLAGQRGQVTIATNMAGRGTDIMLGEGVAELGGLHVLGTERHESRRIDNQLKGRSGRQGDPGSTQFVISMEDEMLHRFAEEETERKMKNIKTNEDGLVTNKDIHKFIDTVQRISEGSNFNIREFNLKLDDVINDQREVIYNLRNQFLETNQSLELVVPYLSDYIHNLIERECPETVVPEKWNLERLETEINRAAPIVETKLSEKKFEDITEVQDYVQKVIDGYTEQVEKLGKNVMLQSRLKQAAITSIDRQWIRHLEMMNRLREGIGMRQYQQEDPLRLYQNEGLDVFEHTMHEMKKEMVLQLARFVQAIRNKKK; encoded by the coding sequence ATGCTTGAAACCGTAAAGCAAAAATATGGGGATCGTAAAGTTGAAAAGCAGCTTAAACCCTATAAAAAAGCAGTAGAATACATCAATGAACTAGAGCCTGGCTTTGAAAAGCTTACAAATGAAGAATTACAAAATAAAACGGAAGAATTTAAACATAGATTAGCAGAAGGTCAATCTATTGAATCGATTCGTGAAGAAGCCTTTGCCGTTGTTCGGGAAGCTTCAAAACGTATCTTGGGTATGCGTCATTTCGATGTTCAGTTAATAGGAGGACTATCGTTACTCGACGGAAACATTTCTGAAATGGCAACAGGTGAAGGGAAAACGCTTGTAGCTTCCCTCCCAAGTTATGTACGTGCTCTAGAAGGAAAAGGTGTTCACGTTATTACCGTTAACGAATACTTAGCTCGTCGTGACTTTGAACATATCGGACCCATCCACGAGTTCTTAGGTTTAACAGTGGGATTAAATGTCCCTCAGATTTCTCCTGCGGAAAAGAAGAAAGCCTATGAAGCTGATATTACATATGGTCTTGGTACTGAATTTGGTTTTGACTATTTAAGAGATAATATGGCACAACAGCCAAACCAGCGTGTCCAGCGTCCTTACCATTATGCCATTATCGATGAAATTGACAGTGTTTTAATTGATGAGGCAAAAACCCCTCTCATTATAGCTGGAAAACAAATGGCGAGTGCACAACTACATCGCGTTTGCTCAAAATTAGCCAAGTCATTTAAAGCTGAAGAAGATTATTCGTATGACCAAACAACTCGATCCACTAATCTAAATGAACCTGGTATTACGAAAGTAGAGCGCGCTTTTGGCATTGATAATTTATTCGATTTAGAGCACCAAACCCTTTACCATTATATGATCCAAGCAGTTCGTGCGCGTGTTATGTTCGAGCGTGATGTTGATTATATTGTTGACCAAGGTGAAGTGAAATTAATTGATATGTTTACAGGCCGTATGATGGAAGGTCGTACACTTTCCGATGGCCTTCACCAGGCAATTGAAGCTAAAGAAGGCTTAGAAATAACAGAAGAAAATAAAACACAAGCAAACATCACCATTCAGAACTACTTTAGACAGTACCCGATCCTATCTGGAATGACAGGGACAGCTAAAACTGAAGAAAAAGAATTTCAACACACATACAATATGGAAGTTATTCAAATTCCAACGAATAAACCTGTTATTCGTGAAGACTTAACTGACCGAATATATCTAACTAAAGATCAAAAATACAGGTCTATGGTAGAGGAAGTTAAGGAACGTCATTCTAAAGGGCAACCAATCTTAATTGGTACGACTTCCATTCTTCAATCAGAAACGATTGCAAACTACTTAGATGAAGCTGGTATTCCTTATGAGCTGTTAAATGCGAAAAGTATAGAACAGGAAGTACGCCTGATCTCTCTAGCTGGTCAAAGAGGACAAGTTACCATCGCTACAAATATGGCAGGTCGCGGAACAGACATTATGCTTGGAGAAGGTGTAGCAGAACTTGGAGGGCTTCATGTTCTTGGTACTGAGCGACATGAATCACGTCGTATCGACAACCAGTTAAAAGGACGTTCAGGTCGTCAAGGTGACCCAGGCTCAACACAATTTGTCATTTCTATGGAGGATGAAATGCTTCATCGATTTGCTGAAGAAGAAACTGAACGAAAAATGAAAAATATCAAAACCAATGAGGATGGTCTTGTTACAAATAAAGACATCCATAAGTTCATTGATACAGTACAGAGAATTTCTGAAGGTAGCAACTTTAACATCCGTGAATTCAACTTGAAGTTGGACGATGTTATTAATGACCAACGTGAGGTCATCTATAACTTACGTAATCAATTCCTAGAAACAAATCAGTCTCTTGAACTTGTTGTTCCTTATCTTTCTGATTACATTCATAATCTAATAGAAAGAGAATGCCCTGAAACAGTTGTTCCGGAAAAATGGAACCTCGAACGATTAGAAACTGAGATCAATAGAGCAGCACCGATTGTTGAGACCAAACTTTCTGAGAAGAAGTTTGAAGATATTACAGAAGTACAAGACTATGTACAAAAGGTTATTGATGGCTACACAGAACAAGTTGAGAAACTTGGAAAAAATGTAATGCTACAATCTCGATTAAAGCAAGCTGCCATTACATCCATCGATCGTCAGTGGATTCGTCACCTCGAAATGATGAATAGACTACGAGAAGGTATTGGCATGCGACAGTACCAACAAGAAGATCCGCTACGCCTCTATCAAAATGAAGGACTAGATGTATTTGAACATACCATGCACGAAATGAAAAAAGAGATGGTATTACAACTAGCTCGCTTCGTACAAGCCATTAGGAATAAAAAGAAGTAG